In Armatimonadota bacterium, a single genomic region encodes these proteins:
- a CDS encoding alkaline phosphatase family protein has translation MIVTALSTMLALQMATPQQLVNGKLITPIGEHTSVGSYPVNMVLSPDGKAITITDSGYRQHLTTVDAVTGKVLSDLDFGKKNSTPKEALYYGLAYHPTAAKLFVSRGNQDMISVHGVGSSGLLSEAGDTIKTDPKAYPAGLAFNSTGSKLLVVNNQTTTATNYRGSLSIFNTGTGESESKIEVGGFPLAVATLTKGPQKDKIAYVTNERDDEVSVIDLDRKTVIRTIHTGANPNGLVLSPDQGKLYASNYGSDTISVINTRTDSVVDTIVLRPNEMRGLPGAGPNSVSISPDGKTLYATLMDMNAVAVVDTQTNSLRGLVPTGWLPTKAVATNTDLYITCAKGVKAMNPNHKPVGTWGQYGQDIIDGSLTRIPMVMLKDIKKLSAQVAKNNFLRSSLSTENHPNFKNPGIKHVIYVVKENRTYDNVLADLPQGNGDKGVCLFPREITPNQHALAERFVLMDNFYVCAECSQDGWSWSTAGMVNAYASRNTPTNYSGRGRAYDTEGSNNGVPIDLLGMNDVTRPPSGYIWEHCAKHGVTYRNYGMFMQFADPEDKRFNPLPSTVDSRPTKKLLEGNSDIDFLRYDLTYADSEIYDEYGWSSPRRRKNYGSKGSTSRIGEFKKEFSEFVTRGEMPEFMMVRLGNDHTSGTSNGQPTPQSMVADNDYAVGQLVELISNSPFWKDTAICILEDDSQAGYDHVDSHRSTAYVISPYIKKGTVDSNFYNTDSMLRTMELLLGMPPMSQFDAVAPPFKFFGTVASNMEPYKAIKPAREIVCQANTRSAYRSKDSSLVSIDAEESEIDEHLNDILWGAIRGANTQRPKGGRSGLFPELLVERD, from the coding sequence ATGATCGTCACCGCTCTTAGCACAATGCTCGCCCTGCAGATGGCAACACCGCAGCAGTTGGTCAACGGAAAGCTCATTACCCCGATTGGAGAGCACACATCGGTCGGCAGCTACCCGGTGAATATGGTTCTTTCGCCGGACGGGAAGGCGATCACGATCACGGATTCGGGCTATCGGCAGCACCTCACAACAGTTGATGCCGTCACTGGAAAAGTGCTGAGTGACCTAGATTTCGGCAAGAAGAATTCGACGCCTAAGGAGGCTTTGTACTACGGCCTCGCTTACCATCCGACGGCAGCAAAGCTGTTCGTCAGCCGAGGTAATCAGGACATGATATCGGTCCACGGTGTTGGCTCATCGGGTCTACTTTCAGAAGCTGGAGACACGATTAAGACCGATCCCAAAGCCTATCCGGCGGGACTAGCATTCAACTCAACGGGTTCCAAGTTGCTGGTGGTGAACAACCAAACGACGACGGCGACCAACTACCGAGGCTCTTTGAGCATTTTCAATACCGGGACCGGCGAGTCTGAATCAAAGATTGAAGTCGGCGGATTCCCGCTTGCCGTCGCCACTCTGACGAAAGGACCTCAGAAAGACAAGATCGCGTATGTGACAAACGAGCGGGACGATGAGGTCTCGGTTATCGACTTGGATCGCAAAACCGTCATTCGAACGATCCACACCGGGGCTAATCCAAATGGGTTGGTACTTAGCCCTGACCAGGGAAAGTTGTACGCTAGCAATTACGGCAGCGATACTATCTCGGTCATCAACACTCGAACCGACTCGGTTGTGGACACTATTGTTTTGAGACCTAACGAGATGCGCGGGCTACCCGGGGCAGGTCCCAACTCCGTATCGATCAGCCCAGACGGGAAGACGCTCTATGCCACGTTGATGGACATGAACGCAGTGGCCGTAGTGGATACTCAGACCAACTCCCTCAGGGGACTGGTCCCCACCGGCTGGCTTCCCACCAAAGCAGTCGCCACGAACACTGACCTCTATATCACCTGCGCCAAAGGTGTGAAGGCAATGAATCCGAATCACAAGCCCGTCGGCACGTGGGGACAGTACGGGCAGGACATTATCGACGGAAGTCTGACCCGCATCCCGATGGTAATGCTAAAGGACATCAAGAAGCTATCCGCTCAAGTGGCAAAGAACAACTTCTTAAGATCGAGTCTGAGCACAGAGAATCACCCGAACTTCAAGAATCCGGGCATCAAGCACGTCATCTACGTCGTAAAGGAAAACCGGACGTACGATAATGTTCTAGCCGATCTTCCGCAAGGGAACGGCGACAAAGGTGTCTGCCTGTTTCCCCGCGAAATTACCCCGAACCAGCACGCCCTGGCAGAGCGGTTCGTTTTAATGGATAACTTCTATGTGTGCGCGGAGTGCAGCCAGGACGGCTGGTCATGGTCGACGGCCGGAATGGTGAATGCTTATGCCTCGAGGAACACCCCGACCAACTATTCGGGTCGAGGACGAGCCTATGATACTGAAGGTTCGAATAACGGAGTCCCGATTGACCTTCTCGGAATGAACGACGTGACCCGCCCACCGAGTGGCTACATTTGGGAGCACTGCGCCAAGCACGGAGTTACTTACCGGAATTACGGCATGTTCATGCAGTTCGCCGATCCAGAGGACAAGCGATTCAACCCGCTACCTTCAACGGTTGATAGCCGGCCGACGAAGAAGTTACTCGAAGGAAACTCAGATATCGACTTTTTGCGCTACGACCTGACCTACGCCGATTCAGAGATTTACGACGAGTACGGGTGGAGTTCGCCTCGACGTAGAAAGAACTACGGATCGAAAGGTTCGACAAGCCGAATTGGCGAGTTCAAGAAGGAGTTTTCTGAATTCGTGACGCGAGGCGAGATGCCAGAATTCATGATGGTTCGACTCGGAAACGACCACACATCGGGAACTTCCAATGGCCAGCCGACCCCTCAGTCGATGGTTGCGGACAACGACTACGCTGTCGGCCAACTAGTCGAACTGATCTCCAACAGCCCGTTTTGGAAAGATACCGCGATCTGTATCTTAGAGGATGACAGCCAGGCCGGTTACGATCACGTCGATTCCCACCGCTCGACGGCCTACGTGATTTCGCCATACATTAAGAAGGGGACCGTTGACTCTAACTTCTACAACACGGACTCGATGCTTCGCACGATGGAGCTCTTACTCGGAATGCCTCCCATGAGCCAGTTCGATGCGGTTGCGCCGCCGTTCAAGTTCTTCGGCACAGTTGCCTCGAATATGGAGCCCTACAAAGCGATCAAGCCGGCGAGAGAAATTGTGTGCCAAGCAAACACACGTTCTGCATATCGCTCAAAAGACTCAAGCCTCGTCTCCATCGACGCTGAGGAGAGTGAGATCGACGAACACCTGAACGATATCCTGTGGGGAGCTATCCGGGGTGCAAACACGCAACGACCTAAAGGCGGACGTAGCGGGCTGTTTCCTGAATTGTTGGTTGAACGAGACTAG
- a CDS encoding class I SAM-dependent methyltransferase, which translates to MSKSFISHELQSYVSSHSVKEADILRRLREETASHEQSRYQISTDQGWFMRQFAAMIGAKRYLEIGVFTGYSSLSVMLGMGEGGFTLACDVSEEYTSVARKYWVEAGLHDRVNLTIAPALETLDALIEAKVEPFDLAFIDPDKPNMPHYFERCLKLVRRGGVIMSDNVLWAGRVIDPTEQDADTEVIRAYNMKLFADPRVETVMLPIGDGLSLSRIL; encoded by the coding sequence ATGTCCAAATCATTCATTTCACACGAACTACAGTCCTATGTTTCTTCTCATTCTGTAAAAGAAGCCGATATCCTGCGCCGCCTTCGGGAAGAGACTGCGTCTCATGAACAATCTAGATATCAAATCAGCACAGATCAGGGTTGGTTCATGCGACAGTTTGCCGCAATGATTGGGGCAAAGCGGTATCTCGAAATCGGAGTGTTTACCGGATACTCGTCCCTCAGTGTGATGCTCGGGATGGGTGAAGGTGGATTCACACTTGCGTGCGATGTGAGCGAAGAATACACGTCCGTCGCAAGAAAGTATTGGGTCGAGGCTGGTCTCCATGATCGAGTGAACCTCACCATTGCCCCAGCGCTGGAAACTCTTGACGCGCTCATCGAAGCCAAAGTTGAACCATTCGATCTTGCCTTCATCGACCCTGACAAACCGAACATGCCGCACTACTTCGAGCGGTGCCTCAAGCTCGTTCGGCGTGGAGGAGTTATCATGAGCGATAACGTCCTTTGGGCAGGAAGAGTGATCGACCCTACGGAACAGGACGCCGATACCGAAGTGATTCGCGCCTACAACATGAAGCTCTTTGCGGACCCCAGGGTCGAAACGGTGATGTTGCCGATCGGAGACGGGTTAAGTTTGTCAAGAATCCTTTAA
- a CDS encoding SUMF1/EgtB/PvdO family nonheme iron enzyme, with product MISWVAIPAGSYQVGATELIDNPRRTVAVAAFEVSKYEVTNQQFYEFARATGYITDAERAHNGRVFEPGLKEFRWISDQTANWHFPNGRSRGGIQGKMNHPVTCISFRDALAYCSWAGVRMPTLDEWEVAARGGTDGRYFCDPTSLRQYANIWGGRDHLKPDDTDPFLTTAPVGSFKPNPIGLYDVYGNVFEFCTGRLRSDSRATQRHSRGGSWWCSKNSCCFFNSVDVGTVNVNASFSNQGFRVARSQQRASLT from the coding sequence ATGATCTCGTGGGTGGCGATTCCGGCGGGGAGCTATCAGGTCGGGGCGACCGAGCTGATTGATAACCCCCGACGCACCGTTGCAGTTGCGGCGTTCGAAGTCTCGAAGTACGAGGTGACGAACCAACAGTTCTACGAATTCGCCCGCGCAACAGGTTACATTACGGACGCAGAACGCGCCCATAACGGTCGTGTTTTTGAGCCGGGTCTGAAGGAGTTCCGCTGGATCAGCGACCAGACCGCCAACTGGCACTTCCCAAACGGCCGTTCGCGAGGCGGCATTCAGGGCAAGATGAACCACCCCGTCACTTGCATCTCGTTCCGCGATGCTCTCGCCTATTGCTCATGGGCAGGAGTCAGGATGCCCACCTTGGATGAGTGGGAGGTCGCCGCCCGGGGAGGCACCGACGGACGATACTTCTGCGATCCTACCTCACTCCGCCAGTACGCCAACATCTGGGGCGGGCGCGACCACCTCAAGCCAGACGATACCGATCCGTTCCTCACCACCGCCCCCGTAGGCTCGTTTAAACCCAACCCAATCGGCCTTTATGATGTTTACGGAAACGTCTTCGAGTTCTGCACCGGCCGATTGCGCTCCGATTCTCGTGCTACCCAACGCCACTCCCGCGGCGGCTCCTGGTGGTGCAGCAAGAACTCCTGTTGCTTCTTCAACTCGGTGGATGTTGGAACGGTAAACGTAAATGCGAGCTTTAGCAACCAAGGCTTCCGCGTCGCTCGCTCACAGCAACGAGCATCGCTAACCTAG
- a CDS encoding pentapeptide repeat-containing protein, translating to MIEHIKCDLAGSKFDDVNMKGSLFNNINLSESALTDNNLSDTRIKNVNASNVTFHYVKFTGAAIDRCLLEGMTIDGVLVTDLIAAYQQLTSG from the coding sequence ATGATCGAACATATCAAGTGCGACCTCGCGGGCTCCAAATTTGACGATGTGAACATGAAAGGCTCACTCTTCAATAACATCAACCTTTCCGAGTCAGCCCTTACCGACAACAACCTGAGCGACACCCGCATCAAAAATGTGAACGCAAGCAACGTCACATTTCACTACGTCAAATTCACCGGAGCGGCAATTGATCGCTGTCTCTTGGAAGGAATGACGATCGACGGAGTTTTGGTCACCGATCTTATCGCGGCTTATCAACAGTTGACCAGCGGCTGA
- the rpsI gene encoding 30S ribosomal protein S9 — protein sequence MATSQNYGTGRRKCAIARVWLKPGEGKITINGKDFKGYLGRPVLEILVMSPFVALGLEGKYDVVATTKGGGITGQAGAVRLGISRALVTVDEEFKKELRAAGYMTRDSRVKERKKYGRKKARRGFQFVKR from the coding sequence ATGGCTACAAGTCAAAACTATGGAACAGGTCGCCGCAAATGTGCGATCGCTCGCGTATGGCTCAAGCCAGGCGAAGGAAAGATCACCATCAACGGCAAGGACTTCAAGGGATACCTCGGACGACCTGTCCTTGAGATTCTCGTCATGAGCCCGTTCGTCGCGCTTGGCCTTGAAGGCAAGTACGACGTGGTTGCTACCACCAAGGGTGGCGGAATCACCGGTCAAGCCGGCGCAGTCCGACTCGGCATCTCACGAGCGTTGGTCACCGTAGACGAAGAGTTCAAGAAAGAACTCCGAGCAGCCGGGTACATGACCCGAGACTCTCGAGTTAAGGAACGCAAGAAGTACGGTCGCAAGAAAGCACGACGTGGCTTCCAGTTCGTTAAGCGCTGA
- the rplM gene encoding 50S ribosomal protein L13, whose protein sequence is MNRTFTNKGDSLDHKWYVVDAAGIPVGRLAAQVAQLLRGKNKPTFEYNRDCGDFVIVINAEQAVLTGNKKDELIYWHTMWPGGLRNVARGEMLEKDPAKLVEKAIWGMCPKTKLGKQIFSKCKVYAGSSHPHEAQNPAPYDITKEKK, encoded by the coding sequence ATGAACCGAACATTTACGAATAAAGGAGACTCGCTTGATCACAAGTGGTATGTTGTGGATGCTGCAGGCATCCCAGTAGGCCGCCTCGCTGCTCAAGTCGCACAGCTTCTACGTGGGAAGAATAAGCCCACATTTGAATACAACCGAGACTGCGGTGACTTCGTCATCGTTATCAACGCCGAACAGGCCGTCCTTACCGGTAACAAGAAGGATGAGCTGATTTACTGGCACACCATGTGGCCCGGCGGACTCCGAAACGTTGCTCGAGGCGAAATGCTCGAGAAAGATCCAGCTAAGCTCGTCGAAAAGGCGATTTGGGGAATGTGCCCAAAGACTAAGCTGGGCAAGCAGATTTTCAGTAAGTGCAAGGTCTACGCCGGTTCCTCACATCCGCACGAGGCGCAGAACCCAGCCCCTTACGACATTACGAAGGAGAAGAAATAA
- the truA gene encoding tRNA pseudouridine(38-40) synthase TruA — protein sequence MRIKLTVAYDGTDFRGWALQKGQRTVRSTLTEAVRLVSGEEIEITGASRTDSGAHAKGQVCHLDWDCKIPIERLPYALNRRLPHDIAVMKAQRVSDDFNSRFCVLDRYYRYRFVTKQRDPQKERFAHFCGVKLDLEKMQEAASILQGEHDFRAFTEELEPTVTNTTRILFSVGVKEVRNEVWVDIVGTAFMRGMMRRMSGAILEVGRGSRDVVEVSRLLQPEERLKYQWPEVLPAKGLCLMKIRYGRHPRDHRLTQDGE from the coding sequence ATGAGGATCAAACTCACCGTTGCCTACGATGGCACGGACTTCAGAGGTTGGGCCTTACAAAAAGGACAGAGAACTGTCCGAAGCACATTGACAGAAGCTGTTCGCCTAGTTTCGGGCGAGGAAATCGAAATCACCGGAGCCAGCCGCACCGATAGCGGGGCACATGCGAAAGGGCAGGTTTGCCACTTGGATTGGGATTGTAAGATTCCCATCGAGAGGTTGCCATACGCTCTGAACCGCAGACTGCCACACGACATCGCCGTGATGAAAGCTCAAAGGGTAAGCGACGACTTCAATTCGCGATTCTGCGTTTTGGATCGTTACTACCGCTACCGCTTCGTTACCAAACAACGAGATCCCCAAAAGGAGCGCTTCGCGCACTTCTGCGGAGTGAAGCTCGACTTGGAAAAAATGCAGGAAGCGGCAAGCATCCTTCAAGGTGAACACGATTTTCGAGCCTTTACCGAGGAGTTGGAGCCTACGGTAACTAACACCACACGAATTCTATTCAGTGTTGGTGTGAAGGAAGTACGAAACGAGGTGTGGGTGGACATTGTGGGTACGGCGTTCATGCGCGGAATGATGCGAAGAATGTCGGGTGCGATCCTAGAAGTAGGACGTGGAAGCCGTGATGTCGTAGAGGTCAGTAGACTCCTCCAACCAGAGGAGCGGCTCAAGTACCAGTGGCCAGAGGTGCTACCGGCGAAGGGACTTTGTCTCATGAAAATTCGCTATGGAAGACACCCTCGGGATCACCGGCTCACCCAAGATGGGGAGTAG
- the rplQ gene encoding 50S ribosomal protein L17 — MRHKVDHRKLGLPSDQRMHLLTNLSRQFVTHGYVRTTFGRAKEVQRMVEKLITLTKLEDGIEARRRARKILVGHSSSNLVSAKLTAGKTELEVTQLKAQFNKLTGEDLVKHLFDNIGPRYKDRNGGYTRVVKTGNRRGDGAQTAVIELV; from the coding sequence ATGCGACATAAAGTAGACCATCGTAAACTTGGCCTGCCATCCGATCAGCGGATGCACCTTCTCACGAACCTTTCACGGCAGTTCGTCACGCACGGTTATGTGCGAACGACCTTCGGACGGGCAAAAGAAGTGCAACGCATGGTTGAGAAGCTCATCACCCTCACCAAGCTTGAGGACGGAATTGAGGCACGCCGCCGAGCCCGCAAGATTCTTGTCGGCCACAGCAGCAGCAACCTTGTTTCGGCGAAACTGACCGCTGGCAAGACCGAACTCGAAGTCACTCAGCTCAAAGCCCAGTTCAACAAGCTAACCGGCGAAGACCTGGTGAAGCACCTGTTCGACAACATCGGCCCACGCTACAAGGACCGAAACGGCGGATACACTCGGGTTGTGAAGACCGGTAACCGACGTGGCGACGGAGCCCAAACCGCCGTCATCGAACTCGTCTAA
- a CDS encoding DNA-directed RNA polymerase subunit alpha: MPAISSLQLSADYGKFVFEPLDRGYGQTVGNALRRVLLSSIQGAAIAAIRIDKVFHEFAPIVGVKEDTTQLILNLKDIAVKVTSEEPIDEIVLKIEATGPGRVTGADIVCPEGVEIVNPEAYIATLSDPKATLSIELFVNWGVGYVLPDKQERYRGVIGLLPVGSQFTPVRKVNYTVEATRVGTRTDYERLVIEIETNGSIAPNDALSQSAHILDKYFRLFFELGAAGFQAEIGTEEQSTDEILKNVPDVKIEELDFSQRTFNCLRRAGILNLRALALVTEADLTAIRGFGKKSLLEVRDKLQEHGLEMKPSKGGYRSIDLLDDDDDDF, translated from the coding sequence ATGCCTGCTATTTCCTCTCTTCAACTCTCTGCCGATTACGGAAAGTTTGTTTTCGAGCCGCTTGATCGCGGTTACGGACAGACTGTCGGTAACGCGCTTCGCCGCGTTCTTCTCAGCTCGATTCAAGGTGCAGCAATCGCCGCAATCCGAATCGACAAGGTGTTCCATGAGTTCGCTCCAATCGTCGGAGTGAAGGAAGACACCACCCAGCTCATTCTTAACCTCAAGGACATCGCGGTCAAGGTGACCAGCGAAGAGCCGATTGATGAGATCGTGCTTAAGATCGAAGCCACCGGCCCAGGCCGAGTTACCGGAGCCGACATTGTCTGCCCCGAAGGCGTCGAAATCGTCAATCCTGAGGCTTACATCGCAACCTTGTCTGATCCGAAAGCCACCCTTTCGATTGAACTGTTTGTCAACTGGGGCGTCGGATACGTTCTTCCTGACAAGCAAGAGCGATATCGAGGCGTGATTGGACTTCTTCCGGTTGGCTCACAGTTCACCCCAGTTCGAAAGGTGAATTACACCGTCGAAGCAACCCGCGTCGGAACTCGAACCGACTACGAGCGACTGGTTATCGAAATCGAAACCAACGGTTCGATTGCTCCGAATGATGCGCTTTCGCAGTCCGCTCACATTCTTGATAAGTATTTCCGACTCTTCTTCGAACTCGGAGCCGCTGGCTTCCAGGCCGAAATTGGAACCGAAGAGCAGAGCACTGACGAAATTCTTAAGAACGTTCCTGACGTGAAGATCGAAGAGCTCGACTTCTCTCAACGAACATTCAACTGCCTTCGCCGAGCCGGAATTCTCAACCTCCGCGCCCTCGCCCTCGTTACCGAGGCTGACCTTACTGCAATCCGAGGATTCGGTAAGAAGTCCCTCCTTGAGGTGCGAGACAAGCTGCAAGAGCACGGCCTCGAGATGAAGCCGAGCAAGGGCGGCTACCGATCCATCGACCTGCTCGATGACGACGACGACGATTTCTAA
- the rpsK gene encoding 30S ribosomal protein S11, whose protein sequence is MARKTTTRGKQKEKKNIPIGVAHVHASFNNTIITITDPNGNTISWASAGNVNFKGSRKGTPFAAQVAADKASRIAQEHGLKQISIQVNGPGSGRETAMRALAASGLEVTHIVDVTPLPHNGCRPPKRRRV, encoded by the coding sequence ATGGCACGCAAAACAACGACCCGAGGAAAGCAGAAAGAGAAGAAAAACATTCCGATTGGAGTGGCTCACGTTCATGCTTCATTCAACAACACGATCATTACGATCACCGATCCAAACGGTAACACGATTAGCTGGGCTAGCGCTGGCAATGTGAACTTCAAGGGCAGCCGAAAGGGCACCCCGTTCGCCGCGCAAGTCGCTGCTGATAAAGCATCGCGAATCGCTCAGGAGCACGGTCTTAAGCAGATCAGCATTCAGGTTAACGGTCCGGGATCGGGTCGAGAAACCGCAATGCGCGCCCTCGCTGCTTCCGGCCTCGAAGTCACCCACATCGTTGACGTGACCCCGCTTCCGCACAACGGATGCCGACCTCCAAAGCGACGCCGAGTCTAA
- the rpsM gene encoding 30S ribosomal protein S13: MARIAGIDLPREKMAQYALPVLYGIGKHNVIELLEKTQIDPRKKIKDLDENEIQRLREVLDADYQIEGDLRREVQTNIRRLMEIRCYRGIRHSRGLPTRGQRTRSNARTRKGKAKTVAGKKKAKK; the protein is encoded by the coding sequence ATGGCACGTATTGCAGGTATCGACCTTCCGCGCGAAAAGATGGCGCAGTATGCCCTTCCCGTACTCTATGGGATTGGTAAGCACAACGTTATTGAGCTTTTGGAGAAGACACAAATTGATCCTCGAAAGAAGATCAAGGATCTCGACGAAAACGAGATTCAGAGACTTCGAGAAGTTCTCGATGCGGACTACCAAATCGAAGGCGACCTGCGCCGAGAAGTCCAAACCAACATTCGCCGACTGATGGAAATCCGCTGCTATCGCGGTATCCGCCACTCGCGAGGCCTGCCGACCCGTGGCCAGCGAACCCGAAGCAACGCCCGAACTCGAAAGGGTAAGGCAAAGACCGTTGCCGGAAAGAAGAAGGCCAAGAAGTAA
- the rpmJ gene encoding 50S ribosomal protein L36 codes for MKVRASVKKICDKCKIIKRNGVVRVICSVPKHKQRQG; via the coding sequence ATGAAAGTGAGAGCAAGCGTTAAAAAGATCTGCGATAAATGCAAGATCATCAAGCGAAACGGAGTCGTTCGCGTGATTTGTAGTGTTCCTAAGCACAAGCAACGACAGGGTTAA
- the map gene encoding type I methionyl aminopeptidase, translating into MATIKKASEIAKIKESGRIVARTLRLVSETIVPGKSTPKQLDELAERLIREESGVPSFLGYRGYPNATCIAINNVVVHGIPTNDILQEGDIVTLDFGVYKDGWHADSAWTYPVGKISPIAQKLLNVTREGLYQGIAKARPGNYTGDIGHAVQKYVESHGFGVVRELVGHGIGEKLHDEPSNVPNFGKPGRGDKLREGMCICIEPMINEGTYKVNTLDDGWTVVTADDKLAAHFEHTVAILKSGPEILTTED; encoded by the coding sequence ATGGCAACTATCAAGAAAGCATCGGAAATCGCTAAGATCAAGGAGTCGGGACGTATTGTCGCCCGAACGCTCCGTCTCGTTTCCGAGACGATCGTGCCCGGAAAGTCCACTCCAAAGCAGCTCGATGAGTTGGCTGAACGACTGATCCGCGAAGAAAGTGGGGTTCCGTCGTTCCTTGGTTACCGGGGATACCCAAACGCGACTTGTATCGCCATCAACAACGTCGTAGTCCACGGAATCCCCACCAACGACATCCTGCAGGAAGGCGACATCGTCACCCTGGACTTCGGGGTCTATAAAGATGGCTGGCACGCAGACAGCGCCTGGACCTACCCGGTCGGAAAAATCTCACCGATCGCCCAAAAGCTGCTTAACGTCACTCGAGAAGGACTCTACCAAGGCATCGCCAAAGCTCGCCCGGGGAACTACACTGGCGACATCGGTCACGCAGTGCAGAAATACGTTGAGAGCCACGGCTTTGGCGTCGTGCGCGAGCTAGTCGGGCATGGAATCGGCGAGAAACTCCACGACGAGCCCTCCAACGTCCCAAACTTCGGCAAACCTGGCCGAGGTGACAAGCTACGCGAAGGCATGTGCATCTGCATCGAGCCGATGATCAACGAGGGTACTTACAAGGTCAATACTCTGGATGACGGCTGGACAGTCGTCACCGCCGACGACAAGCTCGCCGCGCATTTCGAGCACACGGTTGCCATCCTAAAGTCTGGGCCCGAGATTCTTACCACAGAAGACTAA
- a CDS encoding adenylate kinase: protein MRLIFIGPPGVGKGTQSALFASRMGIFTLSSGEIFRKEIEAQTDLGRLAQSYIKHGDLVPNGVTIEMMAKRLREPEVRKKGFILDGFPRTIRQAEAIEEILAELDMPIESVVSLEVDVELIVNRLKDRLGCTKCGENYNSKSKPPTRDGFCDKCNSPLMVRADDQPEAIRNRLESFRAETAPVVDFYEKLGLLRRVDSSRDPEQVYQDILKSIQ, encoded by the coding sequence ATGAGACTGATCTTTATTGGCCCCCCCGGAGTCGGGAAAGGAACCCAAAGTGCCCTGTTCGCTAGTCGAATGGGGATTTTCACTTTGTCATCCGGCGAAATCTTCCGAAAGGAAATCGAGGCTCAGACCGACCTTGGCCGCCTTGCCCAAAGCTATATCAAGCACGGTGACCTTGTGCCTAACGGAGTCACCATCGAGATGATGGCAAAGCGACTTCGGGAACCCGAGGTCCGCAAGAAGGGATTCATCCTCGATGGCTTCCCGCGAACGATCCGTCAGGCCGAGGCAATAGAAGAAATCTTGGCTGAGCTTGATATGCCTATCGAGTCCGTTGTCTCGCTCGAAGTCGATGTTGAACTCATTGTCAATCGACTGAAGGATCGGCTGGGCTGCACGAAGTGCGGTGAGAACTACAATAGCAAGTCCAAGCCACCAACCCGGGACGGTTTCTGCGACAAGTGCAACAGTCCCCTCATGGTTCGGGCGGACGACCAGCCGGAGGCGATTCGCAACCGGCTTGAGAGCTTCCGCGCCGAGACGGCCCCGGTCGTGGACTTTTATGAGAAGCTTGGTCTGCTTCGAAGGGTCGATTCCAGCCGTGACCCCGAGCAGGTCTACCAAGACATTTTGAAGAGCATTCAGTAA